The Flectobacillus major DSM 103 genome has a window encoding:
- a CDS encoding RagB/SusD family nutrient uptake outer membrane protein, which yields MRALKHIYSIGLIALLTSCANYLDVKPLESISDTQTIYDKTSSETAIRGVYSALASGNYYGTTFQSIGYLSGDNIQWTGSQSQVQEFINKKVNAENSTISGAWTAIYVTINRANNVLAKVPTVTDPLLTDALKNQIIGEAYFIRALAYFDLARTWGGVPIVTKPTASPTENRGIGRSTQAETYAQVLKDLEAAEPLLPATTDRYRATRKTVWALRARYHLYQKEWAKAEEYATKLLTDTNYRLLKPFNAFFANDARGTQESVFEIFYSANEPNAHRNQWQPQTNGGTRQWAPNDAIVALLNDPTVGGTRSTLVAKDNQNRWYGNLYYRTPATDPSYVIRIAELYLIRSEARANQDKIADALADLNAVRDRAGIAASTASTKDNVLLAIENERRVEFALEPHRWYDIVRTGRAAQVFNVTDANRLVLPIPAGELLIDKSLVQNKGY from the coding sequence ATGAGAGCTTTAAAACATATATATTCTATAGGACTAATAGCTTTACTTACATCATGTGCCAATTATTTGGATGTAAAGCCATTGGAATCTATTTCAGATACCCAAACCATTTACGACAAAACATCCTCTGAAACAGCTATCAGAGGGGTCTATTCAGCCCTTGCCAGTGGTAATTATTATGGTACTACCTTCCAATCTATTGGCTATTTATCGGGCGATAATATTCAGTGGACTGGCTCGCAGTCGCAAGTACAGGAGTTTATTAACAAAAAAGTAAACGCCGAAAACTCGACTATTTCAGGTGCATGGACAGCCATTTATGTTACTATCAACCGTGCCAACAATGTGTTGGCAAAAGTACCAACAGTAACAGACCCACTTTTGACTGATGCCTTAAAAAACCAAATTATTGGTGAGGCATATTTTATCAGAGCTTTAGCATATTTTGACTTGGCTCGTACTTGGGGAGGCGTACCCATTGTGACCAAACCAACGGCTAGCCCAACCGAAAATAGAGGTATCGGCAGAAGTACTCAAGCCGAAACCTATGCACAAGTATTAAAAGACTTAGAAGCTGCCGAGCCACTATTACCCGCTACAACCGACCGCTACCGAGCTACTCGCAAAACGGTTTGGGCTTTGCGTGCTCGTTATCATTTGTACCAAAAAGAATGGGCAAAAGCAGAAGAATACGCAACTAAGTTGTTGACAGATACCAACTACCGTTTATTAAAGCCATTCAATGCGTTTTTTGCGAATGATGCCAGAGGTACACAAGAATCAGTTTTTGAGATTTTCTATAGTGCCAACGAACCCAACGCTCACCGCAACCAATGGCAGCCTCAAACCAACGGTGGTACTCGCCAGTGGGCTCCTAACGATGCTATTGTAGCATTACTCAACGACCCAACGGTAGGTGGTACACGCAGTACTTTGGTAGCAAAAGATAACCAAAACCGTTGGTATGGCAATTTGTACTACCGTACACCTGCCACCGACCCAAGTTATGTAATTCGTATTGCAGAATTGTATTTGATTCGCTCGGAAGCTCGTGCTAATCAAGACAAAATAGCCGATGCCCTTGCCGACTTAAATGCAGTGCGTGACCGTGCTGGTATTGCCGCAAGTACCGCTTCGACAAAAGACAATGTACTCTTGGCCATTGAAAATGAAAGAAGAGTAGAGTTTGCATTAGAACCACATCGTTGGTATGATATTGTAAGAACAGGCCGTGCCGCACAAGTATTTAATGTCACCGATGCCAACAGATTGGTATTACCGATTCCAGCAGGAGAATTATTGATTGACAAATCTTTGGTACAAAATAAAGGATATTAA
- a CDS encoding SusC/RagA family TonB-linked outer membrane protein, which produces MQIRKLHIITLLFLSISTSILAQIKTVTGTVKDKDTGEPLPGVTVIVKGTSTGTVADQKGNYKINASEKSILSFSFIGYSTIEKLVGNQSTISIDLVSDNKQLAEVRVVGYGTQTKAEFTGSAVRVSGDVIKEQPIQSFDQALSGRAAGVNIAQPNGVLNNPPVIRIRGVNSISLSSYPLVVVDGIPINTGNVSTSTAVPNNPLGDINPADIESIDVLKDAASTSIYGSRAAAGVLLITTKRGKAGKARISYEAWTGVSEVTRLPKLLNAEQFIAIKNEAVLNAKILGGNANNSNVASALFFPNYDANNNPIDTRWYDYIYQTGTSQNHNISVSGGTNATSYYLSANYTDQKGFLVTNEFKRKSIRFNIDQEVTSWLKLKGGLSYNNSFNQSPYSGSLANSNFFLVGAARLAIALPPNVPAYNADGSYNINPNSPNTIGVGNNQFVSNWGNPVALLNENRYTSENDRVIGSISAVAKLLKNLDFTTTYAIDRLRTDTYSYDSPIQGNGFSSRGNATNVAAIRDNWNWTNTLNYSTVIADKHSISALLGYDLQKFNYNSWGASRTQSSDPFFENYQGNWGAISATGNDISERAFLSFFSRLSYDWKKKYFLTFNFRRDGNSALGSGKKYGNFGGVSGGWSLSEEEFYKTTQLATILNNVKLRASWGRVGNGNLSDAFSSLELYSGSLYGSASTWAISQAGNANLGWETSNQTNIGADLGLWNDRVQVELTYFNNDVNGLILSAPQAVSKGIPGNAILGNVGSMYNRGIELGITANVIRKGNFSWNTSLNFTKLENKVTALAEGNTDIIGTTHVSYETTNITRVGHSVGSLYGAKTAGVNPANGQRIFINAKGEQVQYSQVVLPGQSQWTYLNGEKAPAITGADYYLIGNALPTWYGGLSNNFKYQNFDLGVNLSFSGGNYIMNGTRATLLDQRAYNNSVEILNRWQKPGDITDIPRLVYNDQLSSGSSFPVSTNAEKADFLRLQNLSLGYRIPTALFGKSGITSARVYVQGSNLFLITKYTGTDPESSVNGNSNTTPGVEKNSVGQARTFTFGINVGF; this is translated from the coding sequence ATGCAAATTAGAAAATTACACATCATCACATTGTTATTTTTGAGCATATCCACCTCGATATTGGCTCAAATAAAAACAGTTACAGGAACAGTCAAAGACAAAGATACTGGAGAACCCCTTCCAGGAGTTACTGTTATTGTAAAGGGAACAAGCACAGGAACTGTTGCTGACCAAAAAGGGAATTACAAAATAAATGCTTCTGAAAAATCTATTCTGTCCTTTTCTTTTATTGGTTATAGTACAATTGAAAAACTTGTGGGCAATCAGTCTACTATATCTATAGATTTAGTATCAGACAACAAACAATTGGCCGAAGTACGCGTGGTAGGTTATGGAACACAAACGAAAGCCGAATTTACGGGTTCAGCGGTAAGGGTTTCGGGCGATGTTATCAAAGAGCAACCCATTCAGAGTTTTGACCAAGCTCTTTCGGGGCGTGCAGCTGGGGTAAATATTGCTCAGCCCAATGGAGTACTCAACAACCCTCCTGTTATTCGTATTCGTGGGGTCAATTCTATTTCATTGAGTTCGTATCCATTGGTAGTAGTAGACGGTATACCTATCAACACTGGTAACGTTTCGACAAGTACGGCTGTACCCAACAACCCCCTTGGCGACATCAACCCTGCCGATATTGAGTCGATAGATGTACTCAAAGATGCTGCATCTACTTCTATTTATGGGTCAAGAGCCGCAGCGGGTGTATTGCTTATTACAACCAAACGCGGAAAAGCAGGAAAAGCCCGCATCAGCTACGAAGCATGGACTGGTGTATCGGAGGTAACACGCTTGCCTAAATTATTGAATGCCGAACAATTTATTGCTATTAAGAACGAGGCTGTTTTAAACGCCAAAATTTTGGGTGGCAATGCCAACAACAGTAACGTAGCATCGGCATTATTTTTTCCAAATTACGATGCCAACAATAACCCTATTGATACTCGTTGGTACGACTATATTTACCAAACTGGTACATCCCAAAACCACAATATCAGTGTATCGGGAGGAACAAATGCTACATCCTATTACCTTTCGGCCAACTATACCGACCAAAAAGGCTTTTTGGTAACGAACGAATTCAAGAGAAAATCAATCCGTTTTAATATCGACCAAGAAGTAACCAGCTGGCTAAAACTTAAAGGAGGGCTTTCGTACAATAATAGCTTCAACCAGTCGCCTTACTCTGGTTCGTTGGCCAACTCCAACTTTTTCTTGGTAGGAGCAGCTCGTTTGGCCATTGCGTTACCTCCAAACGTACCTGCTTATAATGCCGACGGCTCTTACAATATCAACCCTAATAGCCCCAATACCATTGGCGTAGGCAACAACCAATTTGTAAGTAACTGGGGAAACCCCGTAGCCCTACTCAACGAAAACCGTTATACCTCTGAAAACGACCGTGTTATTGGGAGTATTTCGGCTGTAGCTAAGCTGTTAAAAAACTTAGATTTTACAACTACTTATGCTATTGACCGCCTCAGAACCGACACCTACAGCTATGATAGCCCTATTCAAGGCAACGGGTTTTCGAGCAGAGGTAACGCTACCAACGTAGCCGCCATTAGAGATAATTGGAACTGGACCAATACCCTTAATTATAGTACTGTTATTGCCGACAAACACAGTATTTCGGCCTTATTGGGTTATGATTTACAAAAGTTTAACTACAATTCTTGGGGTGCCTCAAGAACACAAAGCTCAGACCCTTTCTTTGAAAACTATCAAGGTAACTGGGGAGCTATTTCGGCCACTGGCAACGATATTAGCGAAAGAGCATTCTTGTCGTTTTTCTCACGCTTGAGCTACGACTGGAAAAAGAAATACTTCCTTACTTTCAACTTCCGTCGTGATGGTAACTCGGCTTTAGGATCGGGCAAAAAGTACGGTAATTTTGGAGGTGTGTCTGGTGGATGGTCTTTATCTGAGGAAGAATTTTACAAAACAACGCAATTAGCCACTATTTTAAACAATGTAAAATTAAGAGCTAGCTGGGGACGTGTAGGAAATGGTAACTTGAGCGATGCCTTCAGCTCGTTAGAGTTATACAGCGGCTCGTTGTATGGTAGTGCCTCAACATGGGCTATTTCACAAGCTGGTAATGCTAATTTGGGTTGGGAAACCAGTAACCAAACCAATATCGGTGCTGATTTAGGGCTTTGGAACGACCGTGTACAAGTAGAGCTTACCTATTTCAACAACGACGTAAACGGTTTGATTCTTAGTGCCCCACAGGCGGTATCAAAGGGTATTCCGGGCAATGCCATTTTGGGTAACGTAGGCTCTATGTACAACCGTGGTATTGAACTAGGTATTACTGCCAATGTAATTCGCAAAGGTAATTTCTCGTGGAATACCTCATTGAATTTCACAAAATTAGAAAATAAAGTAACGGCACTAGCAGAAGGTAACACCGATATTATTGGAACAACACACGTATCGTACGAAACTACCAATATTACGCGTGTGGGGCATTCGGTGGGTAGCCTCTATGGAGCCAAAACGGCAGGTGTTAACCCCGCCAATGGTCAACGTATTTTTATCAATGCCAAAGGCGAACAAGTACAATATAGCCAAGTGGTATTGCCAGGCCAAAGCCAATGGACTTACCTAAATGGCGAAAAAGCCCCAGCTATTACAGGTGCCGACTATTACCTTATTGGTAACGCTTTACCGACATGGTATGGTGGTTTGAGCAATAACTTCAAATATCAAAACTTTGATTTGGGAGTCAACTTGTCGTTTTCGGGTGGCAACTATATCATGAACGGTACACGTGCTACTTTGCTCGACCAACGGGCTTACAACAACTCTGTCGAAATTTTGAATCGCTGGCAAAAACCGGGAGATATTACTGATATTCCACGATTGGTCTACAACGACCAGTTATCTAGTGGTTCATCATTCCCTGTGTCTACTAATGCCGAAAAAGCAGATTTCTTACGTTTACAAAATCTATCATTGGGCTACCGTATTCCTACTGCTTTGTTTGGCAAAAGCGGTATTACATCGGCTCGTGTATATGTACAAGGATCAAACCTTTTCTTGATAACAAAATATACAGGTACTGACCCTGAATCGTCGGTAAATGGTAACTCAAACACCACCCCGGGTGTTGAGAAAAACTCGGTAGGACAAGCCCGTACATTCACTTTTGGTATCAATGTAGGATTTTAA
- a CDS encoding RagB/SusD family nutrient uptake outer membrane protein: MKKFIKHTSISRISTAMCLGLLLVASGCDEDKYLNPKPATSISGANAFDTPERVLGLVNGIYKAVKSGNFYGGNYYTYSEARGEEFINRTSNTFTAYEAWNQTLNSGSNFVAGFWAAGYGAINNANIVIKGLTDNPTVVNATLSKQYIAEAKFLRALSYFSLVTLYARPYNENKGTSPGLPLRLQAETTTANNGLKRSSVAEVYAQIIKDLDEAEADLPNSYSSNLLNTTRAHKNTAIALKTRVYLNAGNYAKVIDEAKKIVSNAAPFAATTGVNHKLQNIIEIFTTNYTSTESILSVPMTELDNVTGQSSFPYVFNANSEYNLNPNGIWGDTEWKSTDLRRTFARTASGVQFLTKYNKPSPFLDYLPIIRYSEVLLNYAEAAARTGDLTKSLELLKAVRNRSDASYVFPTSNVATQTALINTILKERRIELLGEGFRSNDLVRNLLPLPAKASSSLSAPAVEPSQANYVFPLPNVEIVSNKLLLE; this comes from the coding sequence ATGAAAAAATTCATAAAACATACTTCTATTTCTCGTATCAGCACTGCCATGTGCTTAGGACTACTTTTAGTGGCTTCGGGGTGTGACGAAGATAAATACCTCAATCCAAAGCCAGCAACTTCTATTTCTGGAGCAAACGCCTTTGACACGCCCGAAAGAGTATTGGGCTTGGTGAATGGCATTTATAAAGCAGTAAAAAGCGGTAACTTCTATGGAGGCAACTATTATACCTATTCGGAGGCTCGTGGCGAGGAGTTTATCAACCGTACCAGTAATACCTTTACAGCCTACGAAGCTTGGAACCAAACACTAAATTCTGGCTCAAACTTTGTGGCAGGTTTTTGGGCTGCTGGCTATGGAGCTATCAATAACGCCAATATTGTAATAAAAGGCTTAACCGACAATCCAACTGTTGTTAATGCAACTCTTAGCAAGCAGTATATTGCTGAAGCCAAATTTTTGAGAGCTCTCAGCTATTTTAGTCTTGTTACCTTGTATGCTCGTCCTTACAACGAAAACAAAGGGACATCGCCAGGTTTACCTTTGCGTTTACAGGCCGAAACTACTACAGCTAATAATGGGTTGAAAAGAAGCTCGGTAGCCGAAGTATATGCCCAAATTATCAAAGACTTGGACGAAGCTGAGGCCGACTTACCCAATAGCTATTCAAGCAACCTGTTGAATACTACCCGTGCTCACAAAAATACGGCTATTGCCCTCAAAACCAGGGTATATCTCAACGCTGGCAATTATGCCAAAGTAATAGATGAAGCCAAGAAAATTGTGTCTAATGCTGCTCCTTTTGCCGCAACAACGGGTGTAAACCACAAGCTTCAGAATATCATTGAAATTTTTACGACTAATTATACTTCTACCGAATCTATTCTGTCTGTACCTATGACCGAGCTCGACAACGTCACAGGGCAGTCGTCGTTTCCTTATGTATTCAATGCCAACTCAGAGTATAACCTCAATCCAAATGGTATTTGGGGCGATACAGAATGGAAATCTACCGACTTGAGAAGAACATTTGCTCGTACAGCATCTGGGGTGCAATTCCTAACCAAGTACAACAAACCTTCTCCATTCCTAGACTATCTGCCTATTATTAGGTATTCGGAGGTATTGCTCAACTACGCAGAAGCGGCTGCTCGTACAGGAGATTTAACCAAATCGCTCGAACTATTAAAGGCTGTACGCAACCGCTCTGATGCTAGCTATGTATTCCCAACAAGTAATGTTGCTACTCAAACGGCGTTGATCAATACTATCTTGAAAGAAAGACGTATCGAGCTCTTGGGTGAAGGTTTCCGTTCAAACGACCTTGTTCGCAACTTGCTACCACTACCAGCCAAAGCTAGCAGCTCGTTGAGTGCCCCTGCCGTTGAACCCTCACAAGCCAACTATGTTTTTCCATTACCAAACGTAGAAATTGTAAGCAATAAATTATTACTCGAATAA
- a CDS encoding tetratricopeptide repeat protein, translating to MKYLPLLLCLLSFGITAQRVRQPENQHAQHNNTQHEVHDGESHDSHSHLEHILDYRKETVYVPNLPPAQILQGIGQVDFKITTKSPKTQTFFNQGIALLHCFWDFEAYRAFKEAIRYDSTAIMPYYGLYSAIGAIEGDEFKYDQKLAVQKLKQLKAKASEREKIYAEAILARDSEADGGKAAYQKKLEIIIDKYPDDLDTKLFLALSKMGGYDSKMVPREGQLYAEYLLKDILRTNPDNAAAHHYWIHLKENCCPEQALESSEKLPKLANNSGHMVHMPGHVYYKLGNYKKAFDAFVAAVKVDSIYMKQFNMPEVDTWNYIHNINYLLSNCAEDGRYSTALYYAEKLKNMPATKERKRKYEGRFFYQGIIAPAKMELCFGFYKKAADRLGAIQLDKDSLFTQKAIAYKDGLYYFALGMDAVKNNRIEEAKHFVDALDASLWRNGNQNNPSEAISTRRLADLNVASLELQGVIKSAENKHKEAIALLEKAQQKEEDLGYSEPPTYARPVLISLAEAQLKAGNYTKAITAYQELLKRHPNTANAYWGLYKVYKQKGDTAKAQENAQKLAEVAQFADKFLFPL from the coding sequence ATGAAGTATTTACCCTTATTGTTATGCCTACTATCTTTCGGAATAACGGCTCAACGAGTTCGTCAGCCCGAAAACCAACACGCTCAGCATAATAATACACAGCACGAAGTACACGATGGTGAAAGCCATGATAGCCATAGTCACCTCGAACATATTTTAGATTATCGAAAAGAAACCGTTTATGTTCCTAACCTACCTCCTGCCCAAATTTTGCAGGGGATTGGTCAGGTAGATTTCAAAATCACAACCAAATCTCCCAAAACACAAACTTTCTTCAATCAAGGAATTGCCTTATTACATTGCTTTTGGGACTTTGAAGCCTATCGGGCTTTCAAAGAAGCCATTCGTTATGACTCTACCGCTATTATGCCTTATTATGGCCTATACAGTGCGATTGGTGCAATTGAGGGCGATGAGTTTAAATACGACCAAAAATTAGCGGTTCAAAAGCTTAAACAACTTAAAGCTAAAGCCTCAGAACGAGAAAAAATTTATGCCGAAGCTATTTTGGCTCGCGACTCGGAAGCCGACGGGGGGAAAGCAGCGTATCAGAAAAAATTAGAAATCATTATCGATAAATATCCCGACGACCTCGATACAAAGCTATTTTTGGCACTTAGCAAAATGGGAGGATATGATTCAAAAATGGTGCCTCGTGAAGGACAACTCTATGCCGAATATTTACTAAAAGATATTCTCAGAACAAATCCTGATAACGCTGCTGCACACCATTATTGGATTCATCTAAAAGAGAATTGTTGCCCAGAACAAGCCTTAGAAAGTTCAGAAAAACTGCCCAAATTGGCTAATAACTCTGGCCACATGGTACACATGCCTGGGCACGTGTATTATAAATTGGGCAACTACAAAAAGGCTTTTGATGCCTTTGTAGCAGCTGTAAAGGTAGATTCTATTTACATGAAGCAATTCAACATGCCCGAAGTGGATACATGGAATTATATTCACAATATCAATTACTTACTTTCTAATTGTGCTGAAGATGGTCGTTATTCAACAGCTTTATATTATGCCGAAAAGCTAAAAAATATGCCTGCTACCAAGGAAAGAAAACGCAAATATGAAGGGCGTTTTTTCTATCAGGGCATTATTGCTCCTGCCAAAATGGAACTCTGCTTTGGTTTCTACAAAAAAGCAGCCGACCGCCTTGGAGCTATTCAGCTCGATAAAGACAGCCTTTTTACCCAAAAAGCCATTGCCTACAAAGACGGCCTTTATTACTTTGCCTTGGGAATGGATGCCGTAAAAAACAACAGAATAGAAGAAGCCAAACATTTTGTAGATGCTCTCGACGCTTCTTTATGGCGGAATGGTAATCAAAATAATCCTAGTGAGGCTATCTCGACACGCCGTTTAGCCGATTTGAATGTGGCTTCTTTAGAATTACAAGGGGTTATCAAAAGTGCCGAAAATAAACATAAAGAGGCTATTGCTTTATTGGAAAAAGCCCAACAAAAAGAGGAAGATTTGGGCTATAGCGAACCTCCAACATACGCCCGTCCGGTATTGATTAGTTTGGCTGAAGCTCAACTAAAAGCTGGAAATTATACCAAAGCTATAACGGCTTATCAGGAGCTATTGAAGCGTCATCCCAATACGGCCAATGCCTATTGGGGTTTATACAAAGTTTACAAACAAAAAGGCGATACCGCTAAGGCTCAAGAAAACGCCCAAAAATTAGCAGAAGTAGCACAATTTGCCGATAAATTTTTGTTTCCATTATAA